A window of Hypomesus transpacificus isolate Combined female unplaced genomic scaffold, fHypTra1 scaffold_287, whole genome shotgun sequence genomic DNA:
aggtggaagaggaggaggaagagatggagagaggaggtggaagaggaggtggaagaggaggagagaggaggtggaagaggaggagagagaaggtggaagaggaggagagaggaggaggaagaggaggagagaggaggtggaagaggaggtggaagaggaggagagaggagatggaagaggaggagagaggaggtggaagaggaggagagaggaggtggaagaggaggagagagaaggtggaagaaggtggaagaggaggagagaggaggaggaagaggaggagagaggaggtggaaggaggAGTCTTACATTGTTTTCCACTCCAGAGTAGTCCATGGGGGGGTAGAGACTCAGGGCCAGGTCATCGActctggaacacaaacacatacacacagacacacacacacacacacacagacacacagacacacacacacacagacacacacagacacacacacacacacacagagacacacacacacacacagacacacacagacacacacacacaacatcagttTCTCTGTGTCATCACTCTCTCGTCAGCATGGAAAATCATcactttctatctctccctatCTGGATCTGTCACAGACACTCCCAATCACACCCACATTCCTACAGTGGTCACAGCTGAAAGAGATTAATTATGGTCCTGAGATGAATATAAACAAACCATTTACCAGTTTCGGGTTGTATCATACCTGTGTCGGGACGCGTGGGACGCCTGCATGTAATAGCACATTTATGTACCAGGAAATTGCCCCAAATGCGTTgtagggtttcccgcagcactttccagttcccccccccccccccccaaccccggtctgacggcaaaccccaccctaccacctcaCACATTCTCCCTGTGTTTTGTTGAAGAAGGTGAAAAGGTGATGTGGTGTGTTCAGGTATGGAGAACTGGTTCCCAGGAGAACATCATCCATGTTCTGGGTTCGGCTGATCACTACATCATCATTGTGCCCTGGGGactcctagtgtgtgtgtgggtgcgtctAACTGTTGTGAATGGGTGTGACACTTCTTTAGGAACAACCAGATGTGCACTCCTTAAAGCAGCAGCTGGAACCGCACGCATGTCTCTATCTGTCATAGCAAATACACACCCGCAAATATACACAAAACAAGCATGTCAAAATTAAAGTGTGCTTGTTAAATATAGTGTTACTGCAAAAATATTGTGCTTTTATTCATATAATAATATTTCCTGCATTTGTCCTGCTTtattgaaagttttttttttttttttttttcttttcttatgaAGTGTAACAGGatgggtagggagagagagagagacgcagcaAAGGCCCCAGGCCAGATTCAAACCCAGGCCACTGCGGTAAGGCCTACATAGTACACACGCTTATCCGGTGAGTTACCAAGAGCCCCTATTAAGAGCTTTTTCTGACcacaatgtgcacacacacacacacacacacacacacacacagggaacatcAAGCATCGGGGGGGTCCTATCCCACTCCTCACCCAGGGCTGATCATCTTGGTGACGTCGGCCAGATCATCGAGCTGTGCCACGGTCTGGGGCGTGGCCACGCTGCCGCTGGCCTTGACCGCGGCCGACAGCTTCTTCAGGCAGGCGGCGGCCGTCTTCATCAGCCCCCCGCACGGCGCCAGCACCTGCCGGTCCCGCTCCGACCAATAGGTGTCCATGTTTCCccgaggctcctcctcctcctcgtcctccagctcGTTACTCAGGGGGTCCACGTTCTCCGACCGCGCCTGGGAGCAGGGGACCCAAGGATGGGAGACAGGTGTAAGGCACAGGGGATGGGGTAAACAAGGATGGTAAACAGGTGTAAGGCA
This region includes:
- the ccndbp1 gene encoding cyclin-D1-binding protein 1 homolog — encoded protein: MPYTCLPSLFTPSPVPYTCLPSLFTPSLCLTPVYHPCLPHPLCLTPVSHPWVPCSQARSENVDPLSNELEDEEEEEPRGNMDTYWSERDRQVLAPCGGLMKTAAACLKKLSAAVKASGSVATPQTVAQLDDLADVTKMISPGVDDLALSLYPPMDYSGVENNACQLASILKKVLEIIRSSHVCLEADLTWVQFLERAVEHNLHKIQDLVQVSI